In Lathyrus oleraceus cultivar Zhongwan6 chromosome 2, CAAS_Psat_ZW6_1.0, whole genome shotgun sequence, the DNA window GGCTTTTGTACCTATGCTTGAGATTCAAATTTTCAGTTGTGCGGTTTTGATGATTTTTGCTTAGATTCAGTTTGTTTTGTGTTCATCGCGATTTTTCAACTGGGATGAATTGGTGATAGTGTGAAAGTCAACTTTTTTTGTGATTCTAGATTGTGGCACAAGCAACTTTGTAAGTTCTAGCAGTAACGAAGGCGTTGTTGAAACTGTGTACCTGTCTTGTGAGTGCTGAGGTGATGTGTGATTGTAATGGACATGTCAATTGATGACTTGTAATTTATGATTAGAGCTAGAGATCATTTAGAATTTTGTTTAGTGTAAATCTTTTGAATTTTGAGCTATGAACGTATAACTATGAAGCCCAAATACTTCAAAAAATGGAAAAGTAGTTGTGTCCGACATATAAACGATATTGATATGGGTCTGATACTTACCACACAAATGATATTGATATGGGTCTAGTACTTACCACACAAACACATATTTGGTAATGTATCTTGGGTGTGTTATTATTTATTGTTTTTAAATTTCTTGTGTCATATCATATGTATTGTAATTGTACTATATGTCTGAGCTTAGATTTAAAATTTTAGGGGGTGGGGGAATGTGAGAGGGGTTTATGCAAGAGATACTGCTCTCTAGTTTCATCTAATTTTCAATTTTAATAATTGTTGTGGATTTGTTTTATTCATTATTCTCACTTTTCTGTTATTATGAATAGAATACTTGCGAATCGACAATCTGCTGCTCGTTCAAAAGAGAGAAAGGCCCGCTATATTCATGAACTAGAGCGCAAAGTTCAGACCCTACAGACTGAAGCTACCACTCTTTCTGCCCAACTGACATTATACCAGGTTTGTATTGACATTTATCTAAAACTACAACACTTTTAGAAGTTGCATTTTGTATAGTAGCTCTGCTTTGCTTATTGGATTTCTGAGTGTAGCTTAGTGCAATAAAATCAACTGCATTGTTCATCACTTTCCTTGAACCGTAGATATATCCTTGTTGCAATTATAGCTAAAAACAAAATATTAGTTTTGTATGCATTCTCTTTGTATAATCACTTTGGTGTTTTGGATTTCAGTGTTATAACATAATGTTGCATTGTTTGTGAATGCTTTTCACTATGGTTGTTTCCAGTTTTTACTCATACTTAATTTGTTTCTAAATTAACTCAATGACTTCTTGATTTTTTATTTCTTTATAGAGAGACACTACTGGTCTGAGTAATGAGAATACTGAGCTTAAGCTCCGTCTGCAAGCCATGGAGCAACAGGCACATCTCCGTGATGGTAAAATTTACCACATTCTTACAATGTGTTCTAAATATTCGCTGCTTTACAATCTTTTCTGCCTCAAAAACTTTTGAAGTGTGTTAATAAAGTCAATTAATTAAATGGAATTAGTTTATGTTTTTCTGTAGCTCTTAATGATGCATTGAAGAAAGAAGTTGAGAGACTGAAGGTTGCTACCGGAGATATAAGGAGCCACACTGAATCTTTCAATCTTGGTATGCACCAGATGCCATTTACAGAATCAAATTACCTTCCCATTTCACCACAATCAGGTCATCCTGGTCACCGTAACATCCAGTTGCCACTATTTGGTCACTCCCCATCTAGCATGGCAACTCATCAACTGCAACAAACAAATTCTCATTCATTTTCAGAATTACTGCAAAGTGATCAGATTGGTCGTTTTCAAGGACTTGATATTAGCAGCAAAGGAACAACCATTGTTAAGTCTGAAGATCCTTCTCTTTCTGCAAGTGAGAGTAGCACTACATTTTGAATTCGATATTACCCGCTTGACCTGCTAACTTATCCTTGCCATTCATTGTCCGTTGCGTTGACCTCCAGTCAACTTATGTCCTTCATGAAGTATTATTCCATTCAGATTGAGgattaaattaattatttgttcTTTGGGTGCTCACCGGAAAGGGGAAGCACGCTTAGGGTTTTACTTGAAGATCACATAATCACGTTTCAGCATGTGTTTCTGGGTGCTAGAATATTGGGAAGGGAAAAGTCATTCTCACTGTATCATTGTATTTTGGGGTGTATGGATTCACCTTTGTTCATTTGTATCATCATTTACTTGTAGCATGTAAACTGTGATTTATTATTTTATTTCACCTCATTGACACTCCATGGAATCGATTTCTTCTATAATGTATAAGTACTAAGTTTTAGATTTATTCTTAATTGTTGCACAATCCAATTATTTGTATAATACCTGTTATACTAAACTGTTGAGTCTTGAACTTTATGAATAGTTAGCAACTTGGCATGTCTTAAGAGGCCTTTGGAAGTCTATTTTAAAGTTTATTCGGCTTTATTTTATCAGAAAACACTTATTAATGTTTGGATtcattttggaaaaataaattataatataCTCAAATCATTTTTTGCTACATTCACTGGATTTTCTAGAATAGCTTATGAATAATTGATTGATTAAGTTTCACGAATAAATAACTAAATTCAAAATCAATCATAAATGTGTTCGAGTATTCTCATCATATTTCATCCTGCAATCATTTTTctaaaatttaaataatttatttttgCAAAATTCATAATATATCTTgagaaaataattttaaaattttaaaatagatttcaaatattttaattaataaagTAGAAATCAAATATCAATGTATATTAACCAAATAATTAATATTCTAATTTATTAAAATCAAATATTTAAATTATCAAGAAAATATTTAGTATGGATACTAGTCTCTATTATTTGTCTCATATCtatattttgaaattaaaaaaaatgtaaTTTAAATCCGAACCTAATCAAAACGGATTTTTACAATAAAATTCGAGGTGGACTCGGGTGGCGTATCTCTTGATATAAATATTGTTGTAATATCTATTTAAAGATGTCAATTTGGATCTCCTAACAAGGATCCCTACAAAAATTCCTCAGTTCGGAGCTCCAAAGATAAGAGTTTTCTTTAGCAGAGACGTTGATAGATAACAAAATCTTCTTCAAAGATACTATGGAAACAAAGAATATGTCCTTGAAGAGTCTTCGCCCGCTTAAATTactaaatatatttttaaaattaattttttatttgtCCTCTCATATActtttttattaaaaaaagtaAAATATATAGGTAatattaataaaagaaaaaaaaagatcaaaataatttatttattttttaagtTAAAAGTTTTAATGGCCAAAGACCATGAATATGGATTAAGTATTGAGAAAAAATAGATTTATCACATTGAACTAGTGTCAACATTCATTTGTTAATTTTTGAATTATTTATTATTGATTTGATTTATGGATCTTCGCAAAAATCCACAGAGACATaaataagaaaaaaaattgtCTCCGCGGGGTTCAGAGAATGTAACTAAAAGTTGTATAAACATTTCTAACTTAAAAAGTaggtttttttaccgagataacccacattttcgaaaaaattcccaaaatatcCCACTTTTTagaaaaattcccaaaataccccacttttaggaggaggcgccaattggattggcgacccctcttaaaaattgcaaggaggcaccaattggattggctagggcacctgccctagccaatccaattggcgcctatgtgtaatttttaagaggaggcgtcaatccaattggcgactcccttaaaaaagcctcaaatgaaaaaacctccaacatgaaagttgtagatcttttcaagacaatgaatttggatataaattttgcatcatttggattttttatgagaaagttatgggcagttgaagttggacttctgagtttttcaactgttatctgacctataatgttttgtagtattgcatgtgtttcttttaggaatatgaatttttgtccaacatgacatttgaagtagacatcttaaattttccaatgaACTTTGTCCCActtcaaaataattaaaaatgagtgagttaggtccctgcgaacttgacccaaaattagggtttatgtcaaaacatgtgtatgtgaattttgccaaaggggaccaacttcaagcccttctgtttgaatgataaaatcctcaaatgacaaaaccctcaacataaaagttgtagatcttttcaagataatgaatttggactaaagttttgcatcatttgcaatttttatgagaaaggtatgggcacctgaacttggactctttgacattttaactgttatctgacctataatgttttgtattattgcatgtgtttgtgttagagttatgaatttttgtccaacataacaagtgaagtagacatattaaattttccaattcacttggtcccacctcaaaataattaaaaatgagtgagttaggtccttgcgaacttgacccataattagggtttctgtcaaaacatgtgtatgtgaattttgccaaaagggaccaaattcaagcccttctgtttgaattATAAAAGCCttaaatgacaaaaccttcaacataaaagttttagatcttttcaagataatgaatttggacaaaagttttgcatcatttgcattttttatgagaaaggtatgggcacctgaacttggactctttgacatttcaattgttatctgacttataatgttttgtattatcatatgtgtttattttagaattatgaaattttgtccaacataacaatttaagtagacatctcaatggagtttcagtcaaaacatgtgtatgtgaattttgccaaaatggagtttagacaaagaaacctaatgtttggagtttacacaaagataaatttgatataatacaaattgatattaataaaatttggattttacacaaagaatcctaatggtgatgaccgggatcacctaaccgacctccggcCCCACATCCCatagctaccctaacccttggccctaacccacgttgacgattctgcaccggtgtttgttcgtctaatggtccaggagcgtcattacctcctacaggagaagatccgttgaggtattcagccaactcagcatagtcttcagtattcaatgatggtgtaccggcgtagctgagctcatgacccatgccagagaagttggggtgtggttgactcatggatgggtgaccgggacggttgaagggagacatgggtgtgaatgatgggtctaggaacggttggaaaggttgttggggtgtttggaagagatatggttgtgggatgttttggtattgtgatgtttggggttcttggctacggtaggaggaggggcggttagtgttttggctaaggcgactttggaagggtgatggtgtgggtgcgaagcgatgttcggtctgaggttgatggtccatttgttggtggtggtatgggggatgttcttggtattggggttgggtgaatggcatgttttggttgtatgtttgtgtgtttgtggaacggaaagtttgacggataggtggttgtgagtaaccgggctgagaatgttgttgggggttagataatatgcatgctagaaccactaccttcgggaaataaaaaggatcctagtaacaacataatgtaacatcTAGTTTTgattattcgagcatcttcggtagaatgctcatctaaatataaactattataatatgactttaggcgtgagagtagtataccttgacctctagcattatcatctaacaaatcagtgtctaaaagctccatgcaaattgaatttgcatagttggtcttaccattaacagctttgccttcaattcgtagtcctaaaagcatgtagacgtcttctaacgtcacggtacactcaccggttggaaaccaaaatgtgtgtgtctctggcctccatctttcgcataaggctagaatgaacttgttatctatagaccaagacataatcttgctaatgtgaccaaaaccggcgagttcaacataaggttgaatcatcgggtccattgggacaaattcgtggaatcgagttcgaaaccttgatacatcctataatagaaataatataacacttgactaagttggtatttcaaaataaaatggggttggtggagatgaaacataaaaaattagtataagaaaaaacttacgtatgttgcgatgtttgcaactgttcctctgtgtgcttcgcccattgtgagtaaagacatattgttggggagttggtgtagatgaaattggaagattttgttgaagatgaaattgtaaaagaagtaatgtagatgaagtagtgagaatgttggtgtggaagaattgttgaaggagtggatgaatttataggcaaatggaggagagcataaaaaattgtgtttgcatggtgtctccacctcatttggcgaccatgtacaataataaagagggggcgccattcaaattggtgacaccatagggtacatgcatgcaaggctagttctaaatgcttggtttcgaggactgactccatgggggcgccattcaaattggcgaccatgtacaagccttaagtgtaggcgccaaaccaattggcgccaccatctgcatgtctgacacgtggcattgttgtctcctgcatgctgaacaactcacttatggatggcttgcatgattgacacatcatctctgaccatcttaggtgtccgacacgtgtctgtcttgtctcctgcatgctgatgaatagcttcttgatagcttgcatggttgacacatcatctctgaccatcttaggtgtccgacacgtggttgtcttgtctcctgcatgctgatgactaacttcttgatagcttgcctggttgacacatcaactcacactgtcttgcaggattgacacatcatctcagacacgtggctctctagtatcctgcatgctgaagactcacttctgtcttgactagctagcatgcttgacacatcaactcacactgtcttgcatgacagacacatcaactcatgaccagctagcatgcttgacacatcaactcacactgtattgcatgacagacacctcatctcAGAACTGTCTTGCATTCTTGACACATTATCTCAGAGTAGCTTCAATGTccgacacatcatctcagaactagctagcatgtgagacactgataccatctatttaagtgtcttactatcaacatccaagacacttcactcacattcatctgcacttgcaaaatagttttcatctccaaaatgtcatcttcatcattatacagtgtcaacgttcactgcaacggtgaaacttttgagtctgagcttcatggtttttgttttagaaacactgataccattagagtcacgatgaagagaaatgcaacctttttgcatttgaaaaaaagaatacaatcctttataggatcaggtattgtgtcaaagatgacatatcaaaatcctatattttttgagaatggtcaaagtaagtttttcccccttaagatacgagacgatgaagatgttgaaaacatgtttcttagtcatgaacattcaggcatggattgtatcgagttgtacattactctacaaccatgtataccgtctcaacagtctcaactaaccgatcaggatgcagctggtgaagatgctgcagatgatgcacaatggtcagatgaactcaacccagaagcagaagtagaagtcgacgttgttgatgaagaagaagaggagactgagatacaggttgatcacatcctgaacaacgacgatgaagatgaggctctaccaccaccaatacctcctagtcatgcctacaatcctcctcaacatatgacaaatatggatcttcacgacgatgaaacgtccgacagtgtcttctataatccgtatccgagaccagtaggggaattaaaggtgggagacatgttttgtaccaaagaagaatgtgtcttggcaatcaaaaaattccacatgaacaactttgctgactttacagtgaaacgcactgattcaagaaggtatgttatcgaatgtcgtaacatgctttgtaagtttcgtttggctgcatcttacaagaagaaaaatgactcttgggagatcgcttcaatagacccaccacacagttgcgttgcaactaacgttgaacaagatcaccgtaaactgagcacagctttgatatgtcaagacattctgccattggtaaataaagacccatcagtgaaggtgagtataattatatcccatatccgaacaacatataattatactccatcttacaagaaagcatggattgcgaggacaaaggctgttgaacaggttttcggcaactgggaggattcattcaaggaattaccacggtttttatgggcactaaaaacttatgtcccaggaactgtggcaattctggagacagttccagcaatgatgccagacggaacctgtgctacaggtaatagaatatttcaccgtctcttttgggcatttgacccgtgcatcaaaggattcgctttctgcaaacctctcctgcaaattgatggcacctggttatacggaaaatacaaaggtactttgctcatggcagttgcacaagacggtaacaacaatgtatttcccattgcctttgctcttgttgaaggtgaaacggctggtggatggggtttctttcttcaacatctcagaacgcatgtcgctccacaagccaatctatgtttgatttcagatagacatgctgccattgaaagtgcctacaacaaccatgacaacggatggcatgatcctccttctacacatgtctactgtatcagacacattgcacaaaacttcatgcgtgctataaaagataagaatcttcacaataaggtggtgaatgctgggtatgctttaactcaaccgtcatttcaatattatcgtgatgagattcgactgtctaatgaagacgcagggagatggataaataacatcccaatagagcagtggacaagagcatttgacggtggttgtcgatggggccacatgacaacaaacattgtggaatgcatgaacggggttttcaaagggattcgaaatctgccgataaccgccttggtaagatcaacctattataggttggcttctatgttcgcaaccagaggtgaaagatggagtgcagtgttaatgtccggacaagtattcagtgagtgttgcatgaaggtcatgaaag includes these proteins:
- the LOC127118440 gene encoding transcription factor RF2b encodes the protein MQHPSSNPNSGSIPNPHNANTASKFPPPPPPSTAATTAACKASMLPRSGGNGGSLHRRAHSEVSFRLPDDMMDLSPSDPFTGGSSTASLDEIGSEDDLFSTYIDMDKLGGSNDMGDAGADPGRNDEAEKNQGRSRHRHSSSVDGSSSFGEIMDGKKAMPPDKLAELWSIDPKRAKRILANRQSAARSKERKARYIHELERKVQTLQTEATTLSAQLTLYQRDTTGLSNENTELKLRLQAMEQQAHLRDALNDALKKEVERLKVATGDIRSHTESFNLGMHQMPFTESNYLPISPQSGHPGHRNIQLPLFGHSPSSMATHQLQQTNSHSFSELLQSDQIGRFQGLDISSKGTTIVKSEDPSLSASESSTTF